From Sphingopyxis sp. USTB-05, the proteins below share one genomic window:
- a CDS encoding spore coat U domain-containing protein: MNNAYKSALTAGTMIAAAVLAPSAHADITGTINATITLEAGCIINGQNLDDGASGADFGTVDFGTENTLFVQSDAEVLNGGGALSIQCSPGIAPILSFEAGENDGEGAGTGLRAMAHSSTAGQFVTYNLYSDSSRTTLIPIGGDIVLASTGAAQTINIYGRAFGEAGLVAGTYSDTITVVLEL, from the coding sequence ATGAATAACGCCTATAAATCCGCTCTGACTGCAGGCACTATGATTGCGGCTGCGGTTCTCGCTCCTTCCGCTCACGCCGATATTACGGGCACTATCAACGCAACGATCACGCTCGAAGCCGGCTGCATCATCAATGGGCAGAATCTCGACGACGGCGCGAGCGGTGCCGACTTCGGCACCGTCGACTTCGGCACCGAGAACACCCTCTTTGTGCAGAGCGACGCCGAGGTGCTTAACGGCGGCGGTGCGCTTTCGATCCAGTGCAGCCCCGGCATCGCGCCCATCCTCTCGTTCGAAGCCGGCGAGAATGATGGCGAAGGCGCCGGCACGGGCCTGCGGGCCATGGCCCATTCCTCGACCGCCGGACAGTTTGTGACCTATAACCTTTATTCGGATTCGAGCCGCACGACGCTCATTCCAATCGGCGGCGACATTGTTCTAGCCTCTACCGGCGCGGCGCAGACCATCAATATCTACGGCCGCGCCTTTGGCGAAGCCGGATTGGTCGCCGGAACCTACAGCGACACAATCACCGTCGTTCTCGAACTTTAG
- a CDS encoding spore coat U domain-containing protein, with the protein MTDSLEQMRRALAALLVLVASGGGLSFPAQAETNADFDVTARIEPGCLIDGLAPGVNAGAIGTLDFGEDSSLSTATHNATTTASQAIRLRCTPGVSLMMSIDGGTHLASGARHLQRGGDIGSRVAYRLCRDAGCTQPIPIAGTSGVTVTAANANDVRLPVYATLTLPGNRIPGVYADQLTVTLSW; encoded by the coding sequence ATGACGGACTCTCTGGAACAAATGCGCCGGGCGCTGGCCGCCCTCCTCGTTTTGGTCGCGAGCGGGGGCGGCCTCTCTTTTCCGGCGCAGGCCGAAACAAACGCCGATTTCGATGTTACCGCGCGGATCGAACCCGGCTGCCTCATTGATGGCCTTGCACCCGGCGTCAATGCCGGCGCTATCGGGACGCTTGACTTCGGGGAAGACTCCAGCCTTTCGACCGCGACCCATAATGCGACGACGACAGCATCGCAGGCCATCCGCCTGCGATGCACCCCTGGCGTCAGCCTGATGATGAGCATCGACGGCGGCACCCACCTCGCCTCGGGTGCTCGCCACCTCCAACGCGGTGGAGATATCGGCTCACGGGTAGCCTACCGCCTCTGTCGCGATGCCGGGTGCACACAACCGATCCCGATAGCCGGCACCAGCGGCGTCACCGTCACGGCGGCGAACGCGAACGATGTCCGCTTGCCCGTTTATGCAACCCTTACGCTCCCCGGGAACAGAATTCCAGGTGTCTACGCTGACCAGCTGACGGTCACGCTCTCATGGTGA
- a CDS encoding alpha/beta fold hydrolase, whose translation MGSNILRRPLPRCNARVVAWTAAAICAAMVPGASPAASAKPTVEGPSTLVPRDLLFRSPTYSELQISPDGKQLAFLHPLNGVLNVWVAPIDDPVAAKPVTRFDNRPPDAFQWSADGRFILVQKDVGGEEHHQLWIADPEKRTVINATDDPAVQTKIVKVSKQRPGEILVGMNIRDRRYRDIYRIDLATGQRTEVYRNAANYIDVVADPDFNIRLGVRGNVDGSSTYFRLDPAGPSEFMTIPLASLRNSKVFGVDARGQIAMLDSRDGDKANLVTVDLTTGKKTLIAAAVRADIVEPLLDEESGALIATREDPLVSEWTVRSDAARAEFAALEAAVAGPFKIAGQTPDNARWLLLETVPNRPDRYSWWNRKDRRLAPLLSTRPDLEQRTLARRLPVTIASRDGLSLPSYLTLPTGTKLGANGMPATPVPLVLLVHGGPWLRDDLAFDAQHAWLADRGYAVLSVNFRASGGFGSDFMSKGDRKWSETMHDDLLDGVQWAIDKGVTAKDRVAVMGLSYGGYSTLVSLSFTPDTFQCGVDLAGPSNLVKQVALMPDWWAWQRPQFVNRVGDPTTKEGADDLMRRSPIARVDAITKPLLVTNGANDPRIFPDQSQEIVDAMKARGKPVTYAFYPDEGHVYAKDETNISFAAIAEHFLSKCLGGPAEPYGDDLAGSRVELKAGAAFVPGLEQAFKATGGGVTAGK comes from the coding sequence ATGGGTTCGAACATCCTGCGCCGGCCGCTGCCGCGCTGCAATGCGCGTGTCGTCGCATGGACGGCCGCCGCCATCTGCGCGGCGATGGTCCCTGGAGCATCGCCAGCCGCGTCGGCAAAGCCCACTGTGGAAGGGCCATCGACACTGGTGCCGCGCGACCTGCTCTTCCGCTCGCCAACCTATTCGGAATTGCAGATCAGCCCCGACGGAAAGCAACTCGCCTTTCTCCACCCCCTGAACGGCGTTCTTAATGTGTGGGTGGCGCCGATCGACGATCCGGTTGCGGCGAAGCCCGTCACCCGCTTTGACAACCGCCCGCCCGACGCATTCCAGTGGAGCGCCGACGGGCGTTTCATCCTGGTCCAGAAGGACGTCGGGGGCGAGGAGCATCATCAGCTCTGGATCGCCGATCCCGAGAAGCGGACCGTCATCAACGCGACCGACGATCCCGCGGTGCAGACCAAGATAGTCAAGGTGTCGAAACAGCGCCCGGGCGAGATACTCGTCGGCATGAACATTCGCGACCGGCGTTACCGCGATATCTATCGCATCGACCTTGCGACCGGCCAGCGGACCGAGGTGTACCGCAACGCCGCGAATTATATCGACGTCGTCGCCGACCCCGATTTCAACATCCGCTTGGGGGTTCGCGGCAATGTCGACGGATCGTCGACCTATTTCCGGCTCGACCCGGCTGGCCCCAGCGAGTTCATGACGATTCCGCTCGCCTCGCTGCGCAATTCCAAGGTCTTCGGCGTCGATGCGAGGGGCCAGATCGCGATGCTCGACAGCCGCGACGGTGACAAGGCGAACCTCGTCACGGTCGATCTGACGACGGGCAAGAAGACGCTGATCGCCGCCGCTGTGCGCGCCGATATCGTCGAGCCTTTGCTCGACGAGGAGAGCGGGGCGCTGATCGCGACGCGCGAAGACCCGCTGGTGAGCGAGTGGACGGTGCGCTCGGACGCCGCGCGCGCCGAGTTTGCTGCGCTCGAGGCTGCCGTTGCCGGGCCGTTCAAGATTGCCGGGCAAACCCCCGACAATGCGCGATGGCTGCTGCTCGAGACGGTGCCCAACCGCCCCGACCGCTATAGCTGGTGGAACCGCAAGGACCGTAGGCTCGCGCCGTTGCTGTCGACGCGGCCCGATCTGGAGCAGCGAACGTTGGCGCGCCGCTTGCCGGTCACCATCGCGTCGCGCGACGGCCTTAGCCTGCCGAGCTATCTGACGCTGCCAACCGGTACGAAATTGGGGGCGAACGGCATGCCGGCGACCCCGGTTCCGCTCGTCCTGCTCGTCCATGGCGGGCCCTGGTTGCGCGACGATCTGGCCTTTGACGCGCAGCACGCCTGGCTGGCCGACCGCGGCTATGCGGTGCTGTCGGTCAACTTCCGTGCATCGGGCGGCTTCGGCAGCGATTTTATGTCGAAGGGCGACCGTAAATGGTCCGAAACGATGCACGACGACCTGCTCGACGGGGTGCAGTGGGCGATCGACAAGGGCGTGACGGCAAAGGATCGCGTCGCGGTAATGGGGCTTTCTTACGGGGGCTATTCGACGCTTGTTTCGTTGAGCTTTACCCCCGACACATTCCAGTGCGGTGTCGATCTTGCGGGTCCGAGCAATCTGGTAAAGCAGGTCGCCTTGATGCCCGATTGGTGGGCCTGGCAGCGTCCGCAATTCGTCAACCGGGTCGGCGATCCGACGACGAAGGAAGGCGCCGACGACCTGATGCGGCGCTCGCCGATCGCGCGGGTCGATGCGATCACCAAGCCGCTGCTTGTCACGAACGGCGCGAACGATCCGCGCATCTTTCCCGACCAGTCGCAGGAAATCGTCGATGCGATGAAGGCGCGCGGCAAACCCGTGACCTATGCCTTCTACCCCGACGAAGGCCATGTCTATGCGAAGGATGAGACCAACATCTCCTTCGCCGCGATCGCCGAGCATTTCCTGTCGAAATGTCTCGGCGGGCCGGCCGAGCCTTATGGTGACGACCTTGCCGGGTCGCGGGTGGAGCTGAAGGCAGGGGCGGCGTTCGTCCCGGGATTGGAGCAGGCGTTCAAGGCGACCGGTGGCGGGGTCACGGCGGGGAAATAG
- a CDS encoding molecular chaperone, whose product MRNIYLSLALLVAALLLLIISPSAGAQQPGSVLIWPVNPTIEADKKAAALWLENPGKTPITLQIRIYAWEQADGKNVYAPQEAVVGTPPIVTIAPGTKQLVRLTRMEAARSSPETPYRVIVDEVPAQAGSDAAPGAAISFRMRYSIPLFVMGPAMGKNVPALEPRLAWRVVTEGGERFVEIQNDGTVHARLTEAVIDGRTPLAEGLLGYVLAGRTMRWPLAAGDAAHALSASVNGLAAAPLKRTPD is encoded by the coding sequence ATGCGCAACATCTATCTTTCGCTCGCGCTTCTAGTCGCTGCGCTCCTTCTCCTCATTATTTCGCCTTCAGCGGGAGCGCAGCAGCCAGGCTCGGTCCTCATCTGGCCGGTCAATCCCACGATCGAAGCCGACAAGAAGGCGGCCGCGCTATGGCTGGAAAATCCCGGCAAGACCCCGATAACGCTCCAAATCCGTATCTACGCGTGGGAACAGGCCGACGGCAAGAATGTCTATGCCCCTCAGGAAGCGGTCGTCGGTACACCGCCGATCGTGACCATCGCTCCCGGCACAAAGCAACTCGTCCGACTGACCCGTATGGAAGCAGCCCGTTCCAGTCCCGAAACGCCTTACCGCGTCATCGTCGATGAAGTGCCGGCACAGGCGGGATCTGACGCTGCGCCTGGCGCCGCAATCTCTTTTCGCATGCGTTACTCGATCCCGCTTTTCGTCATGGGCCCGGCTATGGGCAAGAACGTCCCCGCGCTGGAGCCGAGGCTCGCCTGGCGCGTCGTCACCGAGGGCGGCGAGCGTTTTGTCGAGATCCAGAACGACGGGACGGTGCATGCGCGGCTCACCGAGGCCGTCATCGACGGCCGCACCCCGCTCGCCGAAGGGCTGCTCGGTTATGTGCTCGCCGGCCGCACGATGCGCTGGCCGCTTGCTGCCGGCGATGCGGCCCATGCCCTTAGCGCCTCGGTGAACGGCCTCGCCGCCGCTCCGCTCAAACGAACGCCGGACTGA
- a CDS encoding fimbria/pilus outer membrane usher protein — protein MTGIACPSRATEGLNNFGDLPPPPKSAGAALDQRLLLEIVVNERRSGIVAPVLLAGNRIRIELAYLRNAGLQLGAQTTSVFVDELPGMKATYDAPSQQLWLTAGPDYFPSQRVGTSRRKFEPASYDMGALLNYDAYVSGGGDRKPQVSLWHEARVFGGAGVISTTGVLRSGAGKSYVRYDTSWRRSDEATAVTFEAGDVITRTLPWASAVRLGGIQVSRDFAVRPDIVTYPLPAFAGRAALPSTVDLIVGGQRVGGGTVDPGPFAIENLPPITGAGEANIVVTDLHGRSISTAMPFYVSSALLRPGLTDFAVALGAFRENYGVRNFDYGGVAASASLRHGLSEAITLEVRAEIANDMQLAGGGAVVRLGAGGVVSGSYSRSFRGDTDGGNGSQWTLGYEYQARSFSVALRHSRESAGYADLGFIDRIRARGAREISSATVSLSLGPGGTVGLGYFAIREDGGSDTRLANASLSLPIWRGSRINASASHEFEDRSWSGALTLSIPLGGNRGNVAGGIAGLPGGGYGWRTDYSRAVPSEGGWGWSASAAGQGGDLALRGDIAWRTDPILLRGGVYGSGDATWWAGASGSIVFMDDSVFAANRVSDAFVVVSTDGEAGIPVRYENQLVGHTNADGKLLIPWGAAYYAGQYEIDTLGLDANVTTPVVSQRVAVARGSGHVVRFPVKRTRSARLVVREESGAFLPAGTVAQIGGSPAIVGWDGLLFIENLDEGAAAAIEIGGRRCHLDLTLPATPPEEDGTIIDIGERTCVLH, from the coding sequence ATGACCGGAATCGCCTGCCCCTCACGCGCGACCGAAGGTCTGAACAATTTCGGCGACCTCCCGCCGCCGCCGAAGAGCGCGGGGGCGGCCCTCGACCAGCGCCTCCTTCTCGAGATCGTCGTCAACGAACGGCGCAGTGGCATCGTTGCGCCGGTGTTGCTCGCCGGAAATCGCATTCGCATCGAACTCGCCTATCTCCGCAATGCCGGGCTCCAGCTCGGCGCGCAGACCACAAGCGTCTTTGTCGACGAACTCCCTGGCATGAAAGCGACCTATGACGCTCCGTCGCAGCAATTGTGGCTGACTGCCGGGCCCGATTATTTTCCTTCCCAGCGTGTCGGTACATCCCGGCGCAAATTCGAACCCGCATCCTATGATATGGGAGCGTTGCTCAACTATGACGCCTATGTAAGCGGCGGCGGCGATCGCAAGCCGCAAGTCTCTCTCTGGCACGAGGCGCGCGTTTTCGGCGGCGCCGGAGTCATTTCCACCACCGGTGTCTTGCGCAGCGGTGCCGGCAAATCCTACGTCCGCTACGACACAAGCTGGCGCCGGTCCGACGAGGCAACCGCGGTTACATTCGAAGCCGGCGACGTCATCACCCGCACCTTGCCCTGGGCCTCGGCGGTCCGGTTGGGCGGAATCCAGGTTTCGCGGGACTTCGCGGTCCGCCCCGACATTGTCACCTATCCACTGCCTGCCTTTGCAGGTCGCGCGGCGCTTCCCTCGACAGTCGACCTTATCGTGGGCGGGCAGCGTGTCGGCGGCGGCACTGTCGACCCCGGACCGTTCGCAATCGAGAATCTGCCCCCGATCACCGGCGCTGGCGAAGCCAACATAGTCGTTACCGACCTGCATGGTCGCAGCATCTCTACCGCAATGCCCTTCTACGTATCGAGCGCGCTGCTCCGCCCGGGGCTTACCGACTTCGCGGTCGCATTGGGTGCTTTTCGCGAAAATTACGGCGTCAGGAATTTCGACTATGGCGGCGTTGCTGCCTCGGCATCGCTTCGCCATGGACTTTCTGAAGCGATCACACTCGAAGTGCGAGCCGAAATCGCCAACGACATGCAGTTAGCAGGCGGCGGCGCCGTCGTCCGCCTCGGCGCGGGCGGAGTGGTAAGCGGCTCATACAGCCGCAGCTTTCGCGGCGATACTGATGGCGGCAACGGCTCGCAATGGACTCTCGGCTACGAATATCAGGCCCGCAGCTTTTCGGTTGCGCTTCGCCACAGCCGCGAGAGCGCCGGATATGCCGACCTCGGGTTCATAGATCGAATCCGCGCGCGCGGCGCCCGCGAGATCAGCTCCGCAACGGTCAGCCTTTCGCTTGGGCCGGGCGGTACGGTCGGGCTCGGCTATTTCGCGATCCGCGAAGACGGCGGCTCCGACACGCGCCTTGCCAATGCATCGCTCTCGCTCCCGATCTGGCGCGGCAGCCGGATCAACGCCAGCGCTTCGCATGAATTCGAGGACCGGAGTTGGTCCGGCGCGCTCACCCTATCGATTCCACTCGGCGGCAACCGCGGCAATGTCGCGGGCGGGATCGCCGGTCTGCCCGGCGGCGGGTACGGTTGGCGGACCGACTATTCGCGCGCCGTCCCGAGCGAGGGAGGATGGGGCTGGAGCGCGAGCGCTGCGGGCCAGGGCGGCGACCTGGCCCTGCGCGGCGATATCGCCTGGCGTACCGATCCGATCCTGCTGCGTGGCGGCGTCTATGGCAGCGGCGACGCGACGTGGTGGGCGGGCGCAAGCGGCTCGATCGTCTTTATGGACGACAGTGTTTTTGCTGCCAATCGTGTCTCGGACGCCTTCGTCGTCGTCAGTACCGACGGCGAGGCCGGCATCCCGGTCCGGTACGAGAATCAACTCGTGGGCCACACTAATGCCGACGGCAAGCTTCTGATCCCCTGGGGCGCTGCCTATTATGCTGGCCAATATGAGATCGACACGCTCGGCCTCGACGCCAACGTCACGACGCCGGTCGTCAGCCAGCGCGTTGCGGTGGCACGCGGCAGCGGGCATGTCGTCCGCTTTCCAGTCAAGCGGACACGCTCCGCACGGCTCGTCGTCCGCGAAGAGAGCGGCGCCTTCCTTCCTGCCGGGACGGTTGCCCAAATCGGGGGCAGCCCGGCCATCGTCGGCTGGGACGGACTGCTATTCATCGAAAATCTCGACGAGGGCGCAGCCGCCGCGATTGAGATTGGCGGCCGCCGTTGCCACCTCGACCTCACGCTGCCCGCAACACCCCCGGAAGAGGACGGAACCATCATCGATATTGGGGAGCGAACATGCGTGCTGCACTGA
- a CDS encoding FAD-binding oxidoreductase — protein MVATGKTAGTDPVSPDTIGSYWLATCYDDLTPRAPLAGDETVDVAILGGGFSGLWTAWFLLQADPTLSIAIVERQFCGFGASGRNGGWCSPRLPINPAALTRRFGAETARTMLLAQQAMVDEVGRICEQEDIDAHFNPVGVITLARSAKQMPSLQRSYDAYAALGMTDVCELLDADRAHEAVHATGVHGALRLRVGGTIHPGRLVRGLARALEGRGVRIYEGTEVLQTSAGIQPALITTGGTIRARRAVLLAGEAFLTGLPDYRRRLIPMASTIMLTAPLTADQWDQVGWAGGECLSSYVNTTNYLTRTADGRILFGSRGAPYRYGSDMSETALSENANFGWIRDRLLEWWPSLEGVEFTHQWAGYLGVPRDWLPTVHFDSNRRIGHAYGYTGHGVITSAISARALAALVTGAAPYPHAPYLRQQAPNWEVEPLRWAGIRYVQNAFLRMDLAETAGKAPPFDAPLATFLGEP, from the coding sequence ATGGTAGCGACCGGCAAAACCGCAGGCACGGATCCGGTTTCCCCCGACACGATCGGCAGCTACTGGCTCGCGACCTGCTATGACGATCTGACCCCGCGCGCGCCGCTCGCGGGCGATGAGACCGTCGATGTCGCGATATTGGGCGGCGGATTTTCGGGGTTGTGGACCGCATGGTTCCTGCTGCAGGCCGACCCTACGCTTTCGATCGCAATCGTCGAACGGCAGTTCTGCGGCTTCGGCGCGTCGGGGCGTAACGGCGGCTGGTGCTCGCCGCGCCTTCCGATCAACCCCGCAGCCCTCACCCGTCGCTTCGGCGCCGAGACCGCGCGCACTATGCTGCTGGCGCAGCAGGCGATGGTCGACGAGGTCGGCCGCATCTGCGAGCAGGAAGACATCGACGCGCATTTCAATCCTGTTGGCGTCATCACCCTCGCCCGCAGCGCAAAGCAAATGCCCTCTCTCCAGAGATCGTACGACGCCTATGCAGCGCTTGGCATGACCGATGTCTGCGAACTGCTCGACGCCGACAGGGCGCATGAGGCGGTCCACGCAACCGGGGTTCATGGCGCACTCCGCCTCCGTGTCGGCGGCACGATCCACCCCGGCCGACTGGTGCGCGGGCTCGCGCGGGCGCTCGAAGGGCGCGGCGTGCGCATCTACGAGGGGACCGAAGTGCTGCAGACCAGCGCGGGAATACAACCGGCGCTGATCACCACCGGCGGCACGATCCGCGCACGGCGCGCGGTCCTGCTTGCCGGTGAGGCGTTTCTGACCGGCCTACCCGACTATCGCCGCCGTCTGATTCCGATGGCCTCGACGATCATGCTGACCGCACCGCTGACGGCGGACCAATGGGATCAGGTCGGATGGGCCGGCGGCGAGTGCCTCAGCTCCTATGTCAACACGACCAATTATCTGACGCGCACCGCTGACGGGCGTATCCTGTTCGGCAGCCGCGGCGCGCCCTATCGCTACGGCTCCGACATGAGCGAGACCGCGCTTAGCGAAAATGCCAATTTCGGCTGGATTCGCGACCGGCTGCTCGAATGGTGGCCGTCACTTGAAGGTGTCGAGTTCACACACCAATGGGCGGGCTATCTCGGCGTTCCGCGCGACTGGCTTCCGACGGTGCATTTCGACAGCAACCGTCGGATCGGTCACGCCTATGGCTATACCGGACACGGCGTCATTACGAGCGCGATCTCGGCCCGCGCGCTCGCCGCGCTGGTCACAGGAGCTGCGCCCTATCCACACGCGCCCTATCTGCGTCAGCAGGCACCGAACTGGGAGGTCGAACCGCTGCGCTGGGCGGGCATCCGCTATGTCCAGAATGCCTTCCTGCGGATGGACCTTGCCGAGACCGCCGGAAAGGCGCCGCCATTCGACGCTCCACTCGCGACCTTTTTGGGCGAGCCTTAG
- a CDS encoding alanine racemase has product MIKQAEMFEGLDTPRLILDAARLNRNAERMRARCADLGVILRPHLKTAKSTDVARMAADGEQGPITVSTLAEAEYFAAAGWRDILYSTAIAPAKLARADRIQRETGARLLFVVDDRKAAALIGQAAAALDARFGILIEVDCGEHRSGVEPASAALLTIAEAIAASAPNLELMGIMSHAGHSYAFAEPEPVSALAEVERLAAVSSADYLRDRGHPCPIVSIGSTPTVLFAEHLAGVTEVRAGIYLFHDLAQLSRGVCTPDDIAVSVLATVIGHQHNGPSLILDAGALALSKDIGANRFMPEAGYGLVCDAVTLEQLGSLAVTVVHQEHGSVTVPDESWFDRLPIGSLVRILPNHACLTCAAYASYDVLQGGEIVAQWPRTGGW; this is encoded by the coding sequence ATGATAAAACAAGCGGAGATGTTCGAGGGGTTGGATACGCCCCGGCTTATCCTCGATGCCGCGCGGCTAAACCGCAACGCCGAACGGATGCGCGCGCGCTGCGCGGACCTCGGCGTCATACTCCGCCCGCACCTCAAAACCGCCAAGTCGACCGACGTCGCGCGCATGGCGGCCGATGGCGAACAGGGGCCGATTACCGTCTCGACGCTGGCCGAGGCCGAATATTTCGCAGCCGCTGGCTGGCGCGACATCCTCTATTCGACCGCGATCGCGCCTGCGAAACTCGCCCGCGCCGACCGCATCCAGCGCGAAACGGGCGCACGACTGCTGTTCGTTGTCGACGACCGCAAAGCCGCCGCGCTGATCGGACAGGCTGCGGCCGCGCTCGACGCGCGCTTCGGCATTTTGATCGAGGTCGACTGCGGCGAGCATCGCAGCGGCGTCGAGCCCGCATCGGCAGCGCTTCTCACGATCGCCGAGGCCATCGCCGCCTCCGCGCCAAATCTCGAGTTGATGGGCATCATGTCGCACGCGGGTCATTCCTATGCCTTCGCCGAGCCCGAACCCGTCAGCGCGCTGGCCGAGGTCGAACGTCTCGCCGCGGTATCGTCGGCCGACTATCTGCGCGACCGCGGCCATCCCTGCCCCATCGTCAGCATCGGTTCGACGCCGACAGTCCTGTTCGCTGAACATCTGGCGGGCGTGACCGAGGTGCGCGCCGGAATCTATCTGTTCCACGATCTGGCCCAGCTCTCGCGCGGCGTGTGCACGCCAGACGACATCGCCGTCTCGGTTCTCGCAACGGTGATCGGGCATCAGCACAACGGACCCAGCCTGATCCTTGACGCGGGCGCGCTCGCGCTGTCGAAGGATATCGGCGCCAATCGCTTCATGCCCGAAGCCGGCTATGGCCTCGTCTGCGACGCCGTGACGCTCGAACAGCTCGGATCACTTGCGGTCACCGTCGTGCATCAGGAACATGGCAGCGTAACGGTCCCCGACGAAAGCTGGTTCGATCGCCTGCCCATCGGCAGCCTCGTTCGCATCCTTCCAAACCACGCCTGCCTGACCTGCGCCGCTTATGCGTCCTACGATGTCCTGCAGGGCGGCGAGATAGTCGCGCAATGGCCGCGCACCGGCGGCTGGTGA
- a CDS encoding HAD family hydrolase, with the protein MKQIAPIEAVVFDLLTALLDSWSLWNGAAGSAADGLRWRRAYLALTYGCGAYRPYEDLVREAAIEAGIAPSAADALTAHWNTLQPWPEVPRVLGALSARGIRLGVVTNCSTLLGRQAAGRVGVPFSVVVTSEETGYYKPHPQPYRAALERLGADPARTLFVAGSPADIPGAAGVGMPVFWHNRAGLPFVADTARPLLIADTLDPLMELV; encoded by the coding sequence ATGAAACAGATCGCCCCTATCGAAGCCGTCGTCTTCGACCTTCTGACGGCCCTGCTCGATTCCTGGTCGCTCTGGAACGGCGCTGCGGGATCAGCCGCAGACGGGCTGCGCTGGCGTCGGGCCTATCTGGCACTGACCTATGGCTGCGGCGCCTATCGCCCCTATGAGGATCTAGTGCGTGAAGCCGCGATCGAGGCCGGGATCGCGCCTTCCGCCGCCGACGCGCTGACGGCGCACTGGAACACGCTCCAGCCCTGGCCCGAAGTTCCCCGCGTGCTCGGGGCGCTCAGCGCGCGCGGCATCCGGCTCGGCGTCGTCACTAACTGTTCGACCCTGCTGGGGCGGCAGGCGGCCGGTCGTGTCGGCGTCCCCTTCTCGGTTGTCGTTACCTCCGAGGAGACGGGCTATTACAAGCCGCATCCGCAACCGTATCGTGCGGCGCTCGAGCGGCTGGGCGCCGATCCTGCGCGCACCTTGTTCGTCGCGGGGTCGCCCGCCGACATTCCAGGCGCTGCGGGGGTCGGCATGCCCGTTTTCTGGCACAACCGGGCGGGCCTGCCGTTCGTCGCCGATACCGCGCGGCCCCTTTTGATCGCGGATACGCTCGATCCGCTGATGGAGCTGGTATGA
- a CDS encoding LysR family transcriptional regulator, with amino-acid sequence MEMAWLEDFGALIRAGNFSRAAAARCVTQPAFSRRIRSLEDWLGVELVDRSTHQMILTPAGKRFAAIAETVLRDIEHGRREVQEIAGTSASTVKILVTHALALNFFPQWLAQLQAMMDAAIPIQLNADNMSASEQIMLNGKAHFCLCYFHAGAPSVLDGAGFQSISLGTDALVPVSAPREEGTAPLHPLVGEGGGPVSLLAYGAESGMDRIVSAVLGASATPTSFTPVFTSHTLVLARMAKDGKGLAWLPLSIVADDLAKGALVRAGDDRWDIAVDVRLYRPRGRQSPSAETFWRLAAA; translated from the coding sequence ATGGAAATGGCTTGGCTTGAGGATTTCGGCGCGCTGATCCGCGCGGGCAATTTCTCGCGCGCCGCGGCTGCGCGCTGTGTGACACAGCCCGCGTTCAGCCGCCGTATCCGCTCGCTCGAGGATTGGCTGGGGGTCGAACTCGTCGATCGCAGCACGCACCAGATGATCCTGACCCCCGCGGGCAAACGCTTCGCCGCGATCGCCGAAACCGTCTTGCGCGACATCGAACATGGTCGGCGCGAGGTGCAGGAGATCGCCGGAACCTCGGCCTCGACGGTCAAGATTCTCGTCACCCACGCGCTTGCGCTGAACTTCTTCCCCCAGTGGCTCGCCCAGCTTCAGGCCATGATGGACGCCGCAATCCCGATCCAGCTTAATGCCGACAATATGAGCGCATCCGAACAGATCATGCTCAACGGCAAGGCGCATTTCTGCCTCTGCTATTTCCACGCCGGCGCCCCGTCGGTTCTCGACGGCGCCGGCTTCCAATCGATTTCGCTTGGCACCGACGCCCTGGTCCCAGTCAGCGCCCCCCGCGAAGAAGGCACGGCGCCGCTCCATCCGCTGGTCGGCGAAGGGGGCGGTCCGGTCAGCCTGCTCGCTTATGGCGCGGAATCGGGCATGGACCGCATCGTGTCTGCGGTGCTGGGCGCCAGCGCAACGCCGACCAGTTTCACGCCGGTCTTTACCTCGCACACGCTGGTGCTCGCGCGCATGGCAAAGGATGGCAAGGGGTTGGCCTGGCTTCCGCTCAGCATCGTCGCCGACGATCTTGCAAAGGGCGCGCTGGTCCGCGCCGGGGACGATCGCTGGGACATCGCCGTCGATGTGCGCCTCTATCGGCCGCGCGGCCGGCAATCGCCCTCTGCCGAGACGTTCTGGCGGCTGGCGGCGGCATAG
- a CDS encoding RidA family protein: MTKKLTEIRCADAPPPGGHYAQAVLHRDTLHVSGQLGVTGDTPDADTVPIADQVAFALGNIEAIAGVVGAAKEDVIRCTLYVTDVAHWGEVNGAYANFFGTHRPARSIVPSGPLHFGALVEIEAVVAVG; encoded by the coding sequence ATGACCAAAAAGCTGACCGAAATACGCTGCGCCGATGCCCCGCCACCGGGCGGGCACTACGCGCAGGCCGTCCTCCACCGCGATACGCTCCATGTGTCGGGGCAACTCGGCGTGACGGGAGACACCCCCGACGCCGACACCGTCCCGATCGCCGATCAGGTGGCCTTCGCGCTCGGCAATATCGAAGCGATCGCCGGCGTCGTCGGCGCGGCGAAAGAGGATGTCATCCGCTGTACTCTTTACGTGACCGACGTCGCGCATTGGGGCGAGGTCAACGGCGCCTACGCCAACTTCTTCGGCACCCATCGCCCAGCCCGCTCGATCGTCCCCAGCGGCCCACTTCACTTCGGCGCTCTGGTCGAGATCGAGGCGGTGGTCGCAGTGGGCTGA